In Deinococcus psychrotolerans, a genomic segment contains:
- a CDS encoding histidine phosphatase family protein, which produces MKTFPKPPTGLSLPEQHVSTELWVVRHGESTWNADGRYQGQADVPLSLEGVLQASSLAERLTGQVFAAVYSSDLLRARRTAEIVTERLAADPPVQLVPGLREIDVGQLSGLTLPEIRSRYPEYLSALRADPWASRRPGGESMADLYARASAALLSIADQHQGQRVMVFTHGGVVRVAVGLALGGVPQNAWARLSVANTSVTRVLLSDQGGTLLGFNDSAHLEDLAAAGEVDDLGFGATP; this is translated from the coding sequence GTGAAGACTTTTCCCAAGCCGCCCACCGGCCTGAGCTTACCGGAGCAGCACGTCTCGACGGAGCTGTGGGTGGTTCGGCATGGTGAGAGCACTTGGAACGCTGACGGGCGCTATCAAGGCCAAGCCGACGTGCCGCTGAGTCTGGAAGGCGTGTTGCAAGCTTCTAGCCTCGCTGAGCGGCTGACCGGTCAGGTTTTTGCCGCCGTGTATTCCAGTGACCTCTTGCGGGCGCGGCGCACCGCCGAAATCGTCACCGAGCGCCTCGCGGCGGATCCGCCAGTGCAGCTGGTACCGGGCCTGCGCGAAATTGACGTGGGCCAGCTCAGCGGCTTGACCTTACCGGAAATCCGCAGCCGCTACCCGGAGTATCTCAGCGCCCTGAGGGCCGATCCGTGGGCCAGCCGCAGGCCTGGCGGAGAGAGCATGGCCGATCTCTACGCCCGCGCTTCGGCAGCGCTGCTGAGCATCGCCGACCAGCATCAGGGCCAGCGGGTGATGGTGTTTACCCACGGCGGGGTGGTGCGGGTGGCGGTGGGGCTGGCGCTCGGCGGCGTGCCACAAAACGCCTGGGCCAGATTATCGGTGGCTAACACCAGCGTCACGCGGGTTCTGCTTTCGGATCAGGGCGGCACGCTGCTGGGCTTCAACGATTCTGCTCATTTAGAAGACTTGGCAGCGGCGGGCGAGGTTGACGACCTGGGATTCGGCGCGACGCCGTAG
- a CDS encoding ferritin-like domain-containing protein, with translation MSDINRREALGTLGKLGLGAAALGLGGSALAVPAKNIDGDVLNFALNLEYLEAAFYAAAVGRLAEVRAIGGSAPIALPANLPASGMQFKDSNIQAYVNSIADDEIAHVKFLYGALGKGAVARPLLDLSSAFDAAGQAASGGAIKGFNPYANELFFLHGAFIFEDVGVTAYNGAATLLTNPAYLQAAAGILAAEAYHAGSIRTFLLQKKDVVAAAGLTVEQIVNAISALRAKVGGGKDKGLTENGKPVLMPDDANGGAFARTTREVLNIVYLAPNANKGGFFPQGLNGAIK, from the coding sequence ATGAGCGATATCAACCGTAGGGAAGCACTCGGCACTTTAGGCAAACTCGGCTTGGGCGCGGCGGCGCTGGGCCTCGGCGGCAGCGCTCTGGCCGTGCCCGCCAAGAACATCGACGGCGACGTGCTGAATTTCGCCCTCAACCTCGAGTACCTGGAAGCGGCCTTTTACGCCGCCGCCGTAGGCCGCCTCGCTGAAGTCCGCGCCATCGGCGGCTCGGCTCCGATTGCCCTGCCGGCCAACTTGCCCGCGAGCGGCATGCAGTTCAAAGACAGCAACATTCAGGCTTACGTCAACTCGATTGCCGACGACGAAATCGCCCACGTCAAGTTCTTGTACGGCGCTTTGGGTAAAGGCGCAGTGGCCCGTCCGCTGCTCGACCTCTCCTCGGCCTTCGACGCCGCCGGTCAGGCCGCTTCGGGCGGAGCCATCAAGGGCTTTAACCCCTACGCCAACGAGCTGTTCTTCCTGCACGGCGCGTTTATTTTTGAAGATGTGGGCGTCACCGCTTACAACGGCGCGGCCACTTTGCTGACCAACCCCGCTTACCTGCAAGCCGCCGCCGGTATTTTGGCCGCCGAGGCTTACCACGCCGGCAGCATCCGCACCTTCCTCCTTCAGAAAAAAGACGTGGTGGCAGCAGCTGGACTGACCGTCGAGCAGATCGTCAACGCCATCAGCGCTCTGCGGGCCAAAGTCGGCGGCGGCAAAGACAAGGGCCTGACCGAGAACGGCAAGCCCGTCTTGATGCCCGACGACGCCAACGGTGGAGCGTTTGCCCGCACCACCCGCGAAGTCCTCAATATCGTTTACCTTGCGCCCAACGCCAACAAAGGCGGCTTCTTCCCGCAGGGCCTCAACGGCGCGATCAAGTAA
- a CDS encoding homoserine dehydrogenase: MRTVTVGLLGCGSVGQNVLNLLERRRAIFADLGVQLVVCGVLVRDIGAQRDVPAGTPLTTDPSFLNECGMVVEVMGGIDKPLSLLSPILRSDRPVITANKALLAERWDVLREHALGGRLYYESAVMAGTPIIGPMSTVLRASRFIRLQAVLNGTCAYILSQMEEGKPYQQALSEAQALGYAEDPPTLDVGGFDTAHKLAVLARFCADGDFKFADVKVRGIEDVTLDDIEAARASGEKIKLVATLERDGSGWKAEVAPTRLSNDHPICTSGAGRNAMVYEGEECGPLVFAGGGAGGMVTASAVVGDIMDCVLGFPGHVPLH, translated from the coding sequence CTGCGAACCGTCACGGTCGGGCTGCTCGGCTGCGGCTCGGTGGGTCAAAACGTGCTGAACTTGCTGGAGCGGCGCAGGGCCATCTTCGCGGACTTGGGCGTGCAACTTGTCGTCTGCGGCGTGTTGGTGCGCGACATCGGTGCTCAGCGCGACGTGCCCGCCGGAACACCGCTGACCACCGATCCCAGCTTCCTCAACGAGTGCGGCATGGTCGTAGAGGTCATGGGCGGCATCGACAAACCGCTCTCGCTGCTCTCCCCGATTTTGCGCTCAGACCGGCCCGTGATTACAGCCAATAAAGCGCTGCTGGCCGAGCGCTGGGACGTGCTGCGCGAACACGCCTTGGGCGGGCGGCTGTACTACGAATCCGCCGTGATGGCCGGAACGCCGATTATCGGGCCGATGAGCACAGTGCTGCGGGCCAGCCGCTTTATTCGGCTTCAAGCGGTGCTCAACGGCACCTGCGCTTACATCCTGAGCCAGATGGAAGAAGGCAAGCCGTATCAGCAGGCCCTCAGCGAGGCACAGGCCCTCGGGTATGCCGAAGACCCGCCCACTTTGGATGTCGGCGGCTTCGACACCGCGCACAAGTTGGCAGTGCTGGCCCGCTTCTGCGCCGATGGCGATTTCAAATTTGCCGATGTCAAGGTCAGGGGCATTGAGGACGTGACGCTGGACGACATTGAGGCGGCCAGAGCATCGGGCGAGAAGATCAAATTGGTGGCGACGTTGGAGCGGGATGGCAGCGGCTGGAAAGCCGAAGTCGCGCCGACCCGCCTCAGCAATGACCACCCGATTTGCACGTCGGGCGCGGGGCGCAATGCGATGGTCTACGAAGGGGAGGAATGTGGCCCGCTGGTTTTCGCGGGCGGCGGCGCAGGCGGCATGGTCACGGCCAGCGCTGTCGTGGGCGACATCATGGACTGTGTGCTGGGCTTTCCGGGCCACGTACCCTTGCACTAG
- the prfA gene encoding peptide chain release factor 1 has protein sequence MLTPSLSARLSELSHEYALTLRQLADPEVLADSSHLVKLTRRQRELEPITSLYQEDQRLAQTEVQAKELLADPEMRELAEAELEGSRTRRNEIAAELEVLLLPTDPDDAKDVILEIRAGAGGDEAGLFAADLLRLYERYLGERGYKISILDESSSSLGGFSKVMAEVRGTYAYRTLKFERGVHRVQRVPATETQGRIHTSTVTVAVLPVAEPSDVHLDLADVRIDVYRSQGAGGQSVNTTDSAVRAVYKGGTPEEIMVVCQETRSQIKNREKALEVLRTRLAEREREAFEAGQSANRAAQVGSGDRSEKVRTYNYPQNRVTDHRLSGDDKNFALDTVMGGSLGGVVDALTRLEREALLASMTDGAA, from the coding sequence GTGCTGACGCCCAGCCTCAGCGCCCGTTTGTCGGAGCTTTCGCACGAATACGCCCTGACGCTGCGCCAACTCGCCGACCCCGAGGTGCTGGCCGACAGCTCGCACCTTGTCAAGCTGACCCGCCGCCAGCGCGAACTCGAGCCGATCACCTCGCTGTATCAAGAAGACCAGCGCTTGGCCCAGACCGAAGTGCAGGCCAAAGAGCTGCTGGCCGATCCTGAAATGCGTGAGCTGGCCGAAGCCGAGCTGGAAGGCAGCCGGACACGGAGAAACGAGATTGCCGCCGAACTCGAAGTGTTGCTGCTGCCGACTGACCCTGACGACGCCAAAGACGTAATCTTAGAAATTCGAGCTGGAGCGGGCGGCGACGAGGCGGGCTTGTTTGCTGCCGACTTGCTGCGCCTCTACGAGCGCTACCTCGGCGAGCGCGGTTACAAAATCAGCATTTTGGACGAAAGCAGCAGCAGCCTCGGCGGATTTTCTAAAGTGATGGCCGAGGTGCGCGGTACTTACGCTTACCGCACCCTCAAATTCGAGCGCGGTGTTCACCGGGTGCAGCGGGTTCCGGCCACGGAAACACAGGGCCGCATCCATACCAGCACCGTGACGGTGGCGGTGCTGCCGGTGGCCGAGCCGAGCGACGTTCACCTCGATCTGGCCGATGTGCGGATTGACGTGTACCGTTCGCAGGGCGCGGGCGGGCAGAGCGTCAACACCACCGACTCGGCGGTGCGGGCCGTTTATAAAGGCGGCACCCCCGAAGAGATCATGGTGGTCTGCCAGGAAACCCGTTCGCAGATCAAGAACCGCGAGAAAGCGCTGGAAGTGCTGCGCACCCGCCTCGCCGAGCGGGAGCGCGAGGCCTTTGAAGCGGGCCAGAGCGCCAACCGCGCCGCGCAGGTCGGCAGCGGCGACCGCAGCGAGAAGGTTCGCACCTACAACTACCCGCAAAACCGAGTGACCGACCACCGCCTCAGCGGCGACGACAAGAACTTTGCCCTCGACACGGTGATGGGCGGCTCGCTCGGCGGAGTGGTGGACGCCCTGACAAGGCTTGAACGCGAGGCGCTGCTGGCCAGCATGACCGATGGCGCGGCTTAA
- a CDS encoding NUDIX hydrolase has translation MPRRDLLVTAAILRDAHGRVLLVGNDWQGQGRVRYTLPGGMVEPGETAPEAVYREIYEETGLKLTSIRHMAYTVHIEDARRSERAIAIVFDATWEGLLNPDDPDGLIVEARFYAPEEALAKLDSPPMREPLTDYLNTAQPGRFYAFQGWDGRGGLRIPALK, from the coding sequence ATGCCCCGGCGTGATCTGTTGGTGACGGCGGCCATCTTGCGCGACGCCCACGGGCGGGTGCTGCTGGTGGGCAACGACTGGCAGGGCCAGGGGCGGGTGCGCTACACCTTGCCCGGCGGGATGGTGGAACCCGGCGAAACCGCCCCCGAAGCGGTCTACCGCGAGATCTACGAGGAAACCGGCCTCAAGCTGACCAGCATCCGGCACATGGCCTACACGGTGCATATCGAGGACGCGCGGCGCAGTGAGCGGGCGATTGCCATCGTCTTTGACGCCACCTGGGAGGGTCTGCTCAATCCCGACGACCCCGACGGCCTGATCGTGGAAGCCCGCTTCTACGCGCCCGAGGAAGCGCTGGCCAAGCTCGACAGCCCTCCCATGCGTGAGCCGCTGACCGATTACCTCAACACCGCTCAGCCGGGGCGCTTCTACGCTTTTCAGGGCTGGGACGGGCGCGGTGGGCTGAGGATTCCCGCATTGAAGTAA
- a CDS encoding DoxX family membrane protein, which produces MNPPHLLRASPLFTDSRTAALWLLLRLWLGYNWLTSGIEKFGDPTWVGAESGKAIRTFFAKAIASSQGPDATVTGWYAAVLKAVAQPSAGVLTYLIPVAEVTIGALLLLGLLTGLAALIGALLNLNFLLSGSLGLNPLMLTVSLLIVAAAAVAGWWGVDGWLQRRRLAGAPQPSIRTH; this is translated from the coding sequence ATGAATCCTCCTCATTTGCTGCGGGCCAGTCCACTATTTACTGATTCCCGTACGGCGGCGCTGTGGCTGCTGCTGCGCCTCTGGCTCGGCTACAACTGGCTGACTTCCGGCATTGAAAAGTTTGGCGACCCGACTTGGGTGGGTGCGGAATCGGGCAAAGCCATCCGCACCTTTTTTGCCAAGGCGATTGCCAGTTCGCAGGGGCCGGACGCCACCGTCACCGGCTGGTACGCCGCCGTACTCAAAGCGGTGGCCCAGCCCAGCGCGGGCGTGCTGACCTACCTGATTCCGGTTGCCGAGGTGACGATTGGAGCGCTGCTGCTGCTCGGCCTCTTGACCGGCCTAGCCGCTCTGATCGGAGCACTGCTCAATCTCAACTTTTTGCTGTCGGGGTCGCTGGGTCTCAACCCGCTGATGTTGACGGTTAGCCTCCTAATCGTTGCGGCGGCTGCGGTGGCCGGTTGGTGGGGCGTGGACGGTTGGTTACAGCGCCGCAGGCTGGCCGGTGCGCCGCAACCTTCCATCAGAACACACTGA
- a CDS encoding PIG-L family deacetylase: MYTTYGKPTALDWLVLAPHPDDAEIGAGGTLARLSRGGHAVGILELTRGEGGTQGDPDTREAECVEAARILGLSWRGQLGLPDGGLMETPEQARALAIALRFVRPRVLAVPHQRDRHPDHFGAYHLAKRAVHLASLARADVPGKPHRISRLLMYQGNADITANILVDIEAELPIWEAAIRAHVSQFTGAAISETVTPEIVERRRARLMYWGTLGRARYCEAFESEDPLVLDPAEL, encoded by the coding sequence ATGTACACCACTTACGGCAAACCCACGGCGCTGGATTGGTTGGTACTGGCTCCCCACCCCGACGATGCCGAGATCGGCGCGGGCGGAACGCTGGCGAGGCTCTCGCGCGGCGGGCACGCAGTCGGGATTCTGGAACTCACGCGCGGTGAGGGTGGCACCCAGGGCGATCCCGACACCCGCGAGGCCGAGTGTGTGGAGGCCGCCCGCATTCTGGGTTTGAGCTGGCGCGGTCAACTCGGCCTGCCCGACGGCGGCCTGATGGAAACCCCGGAGCAGGCCCGCGCTCTGGCGATTGCCCTGCGCTTCGTGCGCCCGCGTGTGCTGGCCGTGCCGCATCAGCGTGACCGCCACCCTGACCATTTTGGCGCGTATCACCTCGCCAAGCGGGCGGTGCATCTGGCGTCACTGGCCCGCGCTGATGTGCCGGGAAAGCCGCACCGCATCTCACGCCTGCTGATGTATCAGGGCAACGCCGACATTACCGCCAACATCTTGGTCGATATTGAAGCCGAGCTGCCCATCTGGGAAGCGGCGATTCGGGCGCACGTCAGCCAATTTACCGGCGCAGCCATCAGCGAAACGGTCACGCCGGAAATCGTGGAGCGGCGCAGGGCCAGACTGATGTACTGGGGCACCCTCGGCAGGGCGCGGTACTGCGAGGCCTTCGAGAGTGAAGACCCGCTGGTGCTCGATCCGGCGGAGTTGTAA
- a CDS encoding alpha/beta hydrolase family protein, whose product MRRIIQLGLVLLLGGAGYIALTQPERLAPGLTEWASAPEPPQILERQSPEKQTPKTQTPSVIQVSPLGQITDAAIRHAVAQQPISIPALRARSYPGSAFKVLQNLKSGRNYSRQVVSYQSDGLSIHALLTVPRGMPPKGGWPAIVFNHGYIPPEKYRTTERYVAYQDAFASAGFVTLKSDYRGHGDSGGEALGGYNDAGYTVDVLNAAASLKKDARVNAARLGIWGHSMGGQLSLRAILVDPDIKAASLWAGVVASYDILMTQWRPPSGQPNVEEVPKLDSLNQRFLRALSPNAFLQDLKGRPIELQQGTADEEVPYSFQQDFAADLRAAQQPFTAYKYEGDNHNLSRNLGTALKRSVAFFKANL is encoded by the coding sequence ATGAGACGGATCATTCAACTCGGCCTCGTGCTGCTGCTGGGCGGCGCGGGCTACATCGCCCTGACCCAACCGGAGCGCCTAGCGCCTGGCCTGACCGAGTGGGCCAGCGCACCGGAGCCGCCGCAGATCTTAGAAAGACAATCACCGGAAAAACAGACTCCGAAAACCCAAACACCCAGCGTCATCCAAGTCTCACCGCTGGGCCAAATCACCGACGCAGCGATTCGGCATGCAGTGGCCCAGCAGCCGATCAGCATTCCGGCTTTGCGGGCCAGAAGTTATCCGGGCAGCGCGTTCAAGGTGCTACAAAATTTGAAGTCGGGCCGCAATTATTCGCGTCAGGTGGTGAGTTATCAGTCCGACGGCCTGAGCATTCACGCCCTGCTGACCGTGCCGCGCGGCATGCCTCCCAAAGGAGGCTGGCCCGCCATCGTGTTTAATCACGGCTACATTCCGCCGGAGAAGTACCGCACCACCGAGCGCTATGTGGCCTACCAAGACGCTTTTGCCAGTGCCGGATTCGTGACCCTCAAGAGCGATTACCGGGGGCACGGCGACAGTGGGGGCGAGGCGCTGGGCGGCTACAACGACGCCGGCTACACGGTGGACGTGCTTAACGCGGCGGCCAGCCTCAAAAAAGACGCGCGGGTCAATGCGGCGCGGCTAGGTATCTGGGGACACAGCATGGGCGGTCAACTCAGCTTGCGGGCCATCTTGGTCGATCCCGACATCAAGGCCGCCTCGCTGTGGGCGGGAGTGGTAGCCAGCTACGATATTTTGATGACACAGTGGCGTCCACCCAGCGGCCAGCCGAACGTGGAAGAAGTCCCCAAGCTGGATAGCCTCAACCAGCGGTTTTTGAGGGCTCTGAGTCCCAATGCCTTCCTGCAAGACCTCAAAGGGCGACCCATCGAACTCCAGCAGGGCACCGCCGACGAGGAAGTGCCGTACAGCTTCCAGCAGGATTTCGCCGCCGATTTGCGGGCCGCCCAGCAGCCTTTCACGGCCTACAAGTACGAGGGCGACAACCACAACCTCAGCCGCAATCTGGGGACAGCGCTGAAGCGAAGCGTGGCGTTTTTCAAGGCGAATTTATAA